One genomic window of Papaver somniferum cultivar HN1 unplaced genomic scaffold, ASM357369v1 unplaced-scaffold_150, whole genome shotgun sequence includes the following:
- the LOC113336035 gene encoding uncharacterized protein LOC113336035, which produces MEKIKDVGKTKASSKETPRTTPVMKRSKHKGEKTKEPNQKLDTAEITSPLDVNVVAAAALKAMTTKSEEAKEAAASRAHQQREELKDKISQSIGATHQHGEANSKAPEPNHDRRIFVTNPEPLNRGATRGNRSSDPDFVSEDSYYFDSENRKSKQSAIREDHQRAMEDLRTEMMVEIKQLKARRRKNRRGDKKSQHHPTGSTFGQSSHSTFDSENQKSERSAIRKDHQCAMDDLRTEMMAEIKQLKARQGGGRLE; this is translated from the exons ATGGAGAAAATAAAGGACGTGGGAAAAACCAAGGCTTCGTCCAAAGAGACACCGAGGACAACACCAGTTATGAAACGCAGTAAACATAAGGGCGAAAAGACGAAGGAACCAAACCAGAAGTTAGACAcagcggaaatcacctcaccccTAGATGTCAACGttgtagcagcagcagcactcaAAGCTATGACAACCAAATCTGAAGAAGCAAAGGAAGCCGCAGCTTCCCGTGCTCACCAACAACGAGAA GAGCTCAAGGACAAGATTTCCCAAAGCATTGGAGCAACGCATCAACACggtgaagcaaattctaaagcaccagagccgaACCATGACCGAAGGATCTTCGTGACAAATCCCGAGCCATTAAACCGAGGAGCAACCAGAGGAAATAGGTCATCCGACCCAGATTTTGTGTCGGAGGATTCATACTACTTTGATAGTGAGAACCGAAAATCAAAGCAATCTGCAATCCGAGAAGACCATCAGCGTGCAATGGAGGACCTTCGTACCGAAATGATGGTTGAAATCAAGCAACTGAAAGCAAGGAGGAGGAAAAATAGAAGAGGTGATAAAAAAAGCCAACACCACCCCACCGGTTCCACATTTGGCCAAAGCTCTCATTCCACATTTGATAGTGAGAATCAAAAATCAGAGCGATCTGCAATCCGAAAAGACCATCAGTGTGCAATGGACGACCTTCGTACCGAGATGATGGCCGAAATCAAGCAACTGAAAGCAAGGCAAGGAGGAGGAAGACTAGAATAG